In the Clostridium gelidum genome, ATTAAGAGAAAAAGAAGCTATGAGTAGATATGAGATAGAATTAAGAGAGGAAATAAGTTACTGGAACTTTTTACAATATGAATTTTATAAACAATGGAACGCATTAAAATCATATGTGAATGATTTAGGTATTGAAATAATAGGTGATATGCCTATATATGTAGCAGAAGATAGTGCTGATGTATGGGGAAATCCGGAAGCATTTTTACTTCATAAAAAGACATTAAAGCCACTAGAAGTTGCGGGATGTCCACCAGATATATTTTCATCTACAGGTCAACTATGGGGAAATCCAATTTATGATTGGAACTACATGGAGAAAACAGATTACAAATGGTGGGTTGATCGTATAAGACAAAGTCTTAATTTATATGATGTCCTTAGAATAGATCATTTTAAAGGCTTTGAGTCATATTGGTCGATTCCTTATGGCGAAGATACTGCTGAAAATGGTGAATGGGTTAAAGGTCCTGGAATAAAAGTATTTAATGCAATCAAAGATGAACTTGGAGATGTAAATATAATTGCAGAAGACTTAGGAACATTAACTGAAGAAACTATAAAGCTTAGAGATGATACAGGTTTTCCAGGTATGAAAATATTAACATTTGGATTTGATACAGATAGTTCTAATCCATTTTTGCCTCATAATTATGAGAAAAATTTTATAGTTTACACAGGTACTCATGACAATGATACTGTTAGAGGATGGATGGAGACAACTGCTCCGAAAGAACAGGTTGAAAAAGCAATAGAATATTTAAGCTTGACTAAAGAAGAAGGGTATAATTGGGGCGTTATCAGAGGCGTATGGAGTAGCATTGCTGATATTTCCATAGCACAAATGCAAGATTTCTTGAATTTGGGAAATGAAGCAAGAATTAATATGCCATCTACACTCGGAAAGAATTGGCGTTGGAGAGTAAAAGAAGATGCATTCACTGAGAAGTTAGCCGAAAAAATTTATAAAACAACTAAAATTTATGGAAGATGTAGTGAAGAAGATTAAAGGGATAGACAATAAAATATAATAATGGTAAAGCACAGAAAAAGATATATTTTTCTGTGCTTTTCTTAAAAGAATTTAATATGCAACATACTGTTTGTAACGCAAGTTTAAATATGATAGTATTAGAATTATTAGTAATTTGAGAATATAAAAACAAACATGTTAACAATAGATTTAATCAATCCTTATAAAAAGTTAGATGAATTTATCTTTTAAGAATTTGGAAAGATAATTATAAATCTATGGGTAGGAGGAAATCATGAAAGTTACAATTAAAGAAGTTGCAAAAGAAGCAAATGTTTCTACATCAACTGTTTCTAGAGTTATATCGGATAGTCCTCAAATAAGTGAAAGGACAAAGGAACAGGTTAGAGAAGTGATCAATAAACTTAAATACAAGCCTAATGCAATAGCGAGAAGTTTAGCAAATAGTAAAAGTAGAATTATAGGAGTAGTTCTGCCCAATGAATCACAAGATTTAATAACAAATCCTTTCTTTATACAAGCTATGAAAGGTATGAGTGGTTATGCTCAAAGTAAAAAGTATTATCTTATGTATGCATTTAGTGAAGATGAGAAAAGTGAATCAGATTATATAAATAATTTTATAACTAGTAATTTAGTTGATGGAGTATGTTTGTTACGTGCAAGGTCTGACGATAAAAGTATTAAAGATCTTAAAAAGTGGGGATTTCCATTTGTAGTAATAGGAAGACCGGAAGAATCTGAAGATATGCTTTGGGTAGATAACGATAATTTTCAAGCAACTTATAATTTAGTAAATGAGTTCATAAAAAAGGGGCATAAAGATATTGCTTTTTTAGGTGCAAAGAATGAGTGGAATGTATCAAAAGATAGATTAAAGGGATACAAAGTTGCGTGTGAAATTAATGGTATTTTAGTACAAGATAAAAATGTTATAATGACAAGTGAATTTGGCGAACAGGAAGGTATGAATGGAGCTATTAAATTATTAGACAATAGTGATCCAACAGCCATAATAGTAGAAGATGATATATTAGCTTTTGGTGTACTTAAAGTGCTTAAGCAAAGAAATATTAAAAACATAGAAGTTGTAGGATTTAACAACAGCCCATTAGCTGAATTTCAAAATCCTCCACTGTCATCAGTTGACATCAATGCGAAAGAACTTGGATATTATGCTGCAAAAATTTTAATAGATTCATTAGAACACAATGAAATATTAATAAATCATTACATTATTGACTCTAAACTTATAAAACGAGAATCATTTAAATAGAACAAATATAAAATTATGATTTGAATTATTTGTGAAATTGCAAGCCGGTGCATTTATAAATGTTTGATATATAGATTTACAAGTTATAGTATTGAAAATTTAAGATAAATAAAGGGATTCTTTTAAAATTGAAAAATACTTTAGGTTTAAAAGAACTCTTTTTCAATTGGAAATTATCTTAATTAATTATGGAAATTAAAGAACGAGTGAGTTATAGTTATGTTAACGTTTAACAGAATTATAACAAAAAATAAGAAGTTTATTATCATTAATATAGCAAATTAATAAGGTGAAGGAGATTTATAATGAAGATAACAAGAGAAAAAAGTGCAGCAAAAAAAGATAAGAACAAGAAAATGGGTACTAGTCTTAAAAAGAAGATAATAATAAGTTATATGATAGTGCTGAGTTTTATGCTCACAATTGCAAGCGTTTGCGTAAACCAAATGAAGAATGTTATAATCGAACTCGGAACAACGCAAGATATAATTAATAATGCAGCAGTTCAAACAATGACTAAACAAAATATGAGAGCATCTATTACAGCACTTGAAACTTCAGTAAGTAAATTTACAAGTATAGCCATTGTAGTTTCAATTATCGGATTTATAATTACCTTAGTTTTAGCAGTAGTTATAATTAGAGGAATACTTAATCCATTAAAGGATTTAAGCAAGCTTGCACATTCACTAAGAGAAGGGGATTTAACTGCCAAGCTTGAGGGGAAAAAATATGATAAGGAAATAGGGGATGTTGTAGATAGTTTAAATAATGCGATGAATGCCAATAGAGCAATGGTAGGTAATATATATACATATTCAAAACTATTAATAAAATCAAGTGCAGATCTTAATGAAATAGTTAAATCAATTAGCAGTAGGATCATAGATGTTAACTCTGCTACCGAAGTTATATCAAGTGAGGTTGAACAGTTAAGTGCAGTATCACAAGAAGTTAATGCTTCAACCTTAGAAATAAGATCTACTGTATCAAATTTAAATGAGAAAGCACAAACCGATATTAAATCAGCGGAAACTATAAGAAATAAAGCTATTAAAGTTAAAGAAAAGGGACAAACAGCAGCAAAAAATGCAAGAAGAATTTACACAGAAAAAATTGATAATATCAATAATGCAATTGAACAAGGAAAAGTAGTAAAAGACATTAAAATCATGGCAGATGTAATATCTGGAGTTTCAGAACAAACTAATTTATTAGCATTAAATGCAGCAATAGAGGCAGCTAGAGCTGGAGATCAAGGTAAAGGATTTGCTGTAGTTGCTGATGAAGTGAGGAAGTTGGCAGAACAAAGTAAAGATACTGTTGATCAAATAAAAAAAGTTATTAGTGAAGTAGATGGAGCATTTGATAATTTAAGTGGACATAGTAAAGAGTTATTGACTTTTATAGAGAAAGATGTTGATGGTGATTATGAACTTCTAATTCAAACTGCAACAAGTTATGAAAATGATTCTAAGTTAATTACTAATATGTCAGAAGAGATTCAAAGTAGAAGTAAGATTATTGAGAATGTCATAATTCAAATAACTGAAGGTATTAATAGTGTGAGCTCAAATGCAGTTGAAACTTCAAGTAAATCCCAAGATATACAAACAAGTGTAGAAGAAGTTACAAGTCAAGTTCAAACTATTGTTGAAGCAATTAGAGAACAAACTTCACTTGCAGAAGAACTTAAAGATGTTATTAATGTATATAAGATTTAGTGAAAATTGGAATGTAATTATAGAAGATAAATGTATAATGTGTTACTATTTGTATAAGGATAACTCAAAGTCTAAAGGCTAGGGGAGCTATATATGAATAAAAGAAGTTCTAGGAATAAGCATCACAAAAAATATCAAGAAGATGTTAAAGAAAACAAGACTTATTGGAAAAATGCAATTTCAATTATTATAAGCATATTAATTATAGGTGGAGTAGGATTTTATTTTAAAAATATAAAGAGTCCAATGGATAAAAAGGTTGAAGCTAATAGTAAAATAAGTGATGTAACTAAAGATATAGCTGAAGAGGAGAAAAAGGACGAAGTTATAATAAAAGAACCCGTTAAAAAGACAATTTTGATTTCTTTTGCAGGAGATTTTACGTTAGGAACAGATACTAAATTCGGATATGATGGTAGTTTACCAGCAGCATTCATAAATAGTGGGAGAAAATATTCCTACTTTATGCAAAACGTATCTAGCGTATTTAGCAAAGATGATTATACCTTGGTAAATTTAGAAACAACATTTACAGATTCAAATGTTAAAGCACCTAAAGATGGAGATATATTTTATAACTTTAAAGGGCCAAAAGAATATGTGAATATTCTTACAACGGGATCTATTGATGGTGTTACAATATCGAATAATCATATTTATGATTATGGCAAGCAAGGGATACAAGATACCATTAATGCACTGAAAGAAAATAATATTGATATATGTGGAGAAGGCTATAAAATTTTAAAAGAGATACAAGGTGTTAAATTCGGATTTTTAGGATATACAGGTTGGGAATATTCAAATGAATTAAAAACAAAAATAATTAATGATATTAGTGAATTAAAAAATCAAGGAGCAGAAGTCGTTATTCCATATTTTCATTGGGGAATAGAGAGATCATATGAACCTTATGATGTTCAACAAAACTTAGCTAGATTTGCTATTGATAATGGGGCAGATGCAGTTATAGGCTCACACCCTCATGTAATTCAAAGTATGGAAAATTATAAAGGTAAACTTATAGCATATTCCATGGGAAATTTCTGTTTTGGGGGGAATTCAAATCCTCCAGATAAAAGAACATTTATACTTCAGGTTAAGGCAAATATGCAAGATGATAAGTTGGTGAACTTTGAATATAAAGTACTTCCGGCAATGGTTTCTTCAAGAAGTGATAAAAATGATTATATTCCAACGCTTGCAACTGGTGAGAATAAAACTAACATATTGAAAACATTAAATGAATTATCACCAACCTTAAACGGGAATATTAAAGATGAATTTTTTGATATAAAAAAAGTTAATTAGTAAATAGAGTAATATAAAAGGATTGTTTTAAAATGATTAAAAGTTATTTTAAAACAATCCTTTTTATACTAACAATTGAATTGTGGTGTAGTCACCTTTGGTTTATCTTGGTTACTATTTTCTTTAGTGTGGCCTATTGTTACAAAATTGAAAGATAAATGTAAGGATTATCAATATAACATTGATTAAAGTTGAGTTACTATACAAATATAGCAATTTAGATAAGAACTGATTTTTAATTTTGTATTAAATAAAAATAAATTACTGAATCTATATATATTGAAATTAACAATTAACAATTGTGGAAGAAATTTTTACAGAATTTCTTGAATTTGAAATGAAGAATCATTTTTGCAATATATCTAAGTGAATAATATTGTTTAAGAAAAAATTAATGTTTTATTAAGAGTTATATTATATTGGAAATGATATACTAAGAAGTGTTGTAGGGAAAATTATATATATAAACATTATTATGGAAGTTAAGTAATGAAATATATAAATTAAATGGAGATGTATTCAAAGATGCAAAGGAAGATTATCTTTATGTTAACTACTTATATTATATATAAATGAAAGAAGGTTATTAATAGTGGGGGTACGTTTTAAAATGCCAAAGTTAGATATTAAAAAATTAAAACCCAAAGGAATAAGTCTTAAGGGGTTAAAATTAAAAAAGAAACCGAGTAAAAAGGTAATAATATTTGGAGTGATATTTGTTATTATTGTGGCATTTATAATAGTTAAAGTAATAATGCCTAAACCAGCATTGCCAGTTAAACATACAGTTTTATCAAAAGGCAAAATAATTAATAGTATTAATGTTTTAGGTGAAATAAATAGTAAGGATACAACTAATGTATATAGTACATTAAGTAATCCTGTTAAAGAAGTTAAGGTACATGTTGGAGATAAGGTTAAGGCTGGAGATGTACTTGCAACATTAGATTCCGATAGTTTAGAAAAGGATGTAAAGCAATTAGAAGCAACTACAGTAGCAGCAGAAGCTAATGCAAAATCAGATCTTGAAAATAAAAAGAAGGCTTACGATAATGCTTCATATTTATATGATAATAATTTGAATACTGAAATCAGAAATGCAGAAGAAGCTTTAAAATCAGCAAAGCTTAATTTAGCTGATAAGAAAAGAACACATGAAAATAATAAAGCATTATATGATGCAGATGCACTTACAAAGAATGATTTAAATAAGAGTGAAATAGAATATTCTAATGCACAATCAGATTATGATAAAGCAGGAGTTGCAATAGAAAATGTAAAAGTTAGAGCATCACAAGATTTAGATACAGCAAAAAGCACTTATGAAGCAGCAGAAACAGCTTATAATAATAAGAGTCAAAGAATTACTCTTGAAAAGCAACAAAGTGAATTAGAAAAGTGTGAAGTTAAAACACCTATTGATGGAACTATTACAGTAGTAAATGCTGTTGTGGGAAATCCAGGAACAGGAACTTTATTTGAAGTTGAAAATTTAGATGATATGGAAATAAAAACATCAATTAAAGAAGTAGATATAGCTAACGTTAAAGTAGGGCAAAGAACAGAAATAAAAACAGATACAACAGGTGAACTTGTTATTGCAGGTGAAATTGTAAGCGTTAGTCCATCAGCAAAAAAAGGAGGATCAACTCCAATAAAAGCTGATAGTCAATCAACTAGCAGTAGCAGTGATACTGGTTTTGAAACAAAAATTAAAATTAATGATATAAATGAAAATATGAAACCTGGAATGAGTGCAAGAGTAAATGTTATTTTAAACGAAAAATCAGATATTTATACAATTGCATCAGATTCCATAGTTCAAAATGAAAATGGTAAAAGTATATATGTAGCAGAAAAAAGTGGCGAAAAGATAAATGAATATATAATTAAAGAATTACCAATAGAAACAGGACTAGAATCTGACTTTAATGTAGAGATTTCAGGTGAAGGAATTACAGATGGAATTATTATAATTGATGATCCTTTAACTTCTAAAGTTGGAGATAAGATTCAAATAAATGAGGGGTGAGTTTTTTGAAACGGAATATAATAGAGATGAAAAATATCGTTAAAAGCTTTTATATAGGAACTCCCAATCAATTAAATATTTTGAAGAATATTGATATAACAATAAAAGAAGGTGAGTTTGTAGCTATTGTAGGAGCATCTGGTTCTGGGAAAAGTACATTAATGAATATTATAGGAGCTCTTGATAGGCAGACTTCAGGAACGTATATTTTAGAT is a window encoding:
- the malQ gene encoding 4-alpha-glucanotransferase is translated as MNRGSGIIMHIASLPGKYGIGTFGKEAYDFGDFMKKAGQKYWQILPLGPTSFGDSPYQSFSAFAGNPNFIDFDILRKDGLLKEEDYNSINFGKNSEDIDYGLIFKEKLKILRKAYENFKLKKNEDLKEFQEKEAYWLDDYSLYMALKSHFDLKGWQTWDEDIRLREKEAMSRYEIELREEISYWNFLQYEFYKQWNALKSYVNDLGIEIIGDMPIYVAEDSADVWGNPEAFLLHKKTLKPLEVAGCPPDIFSSTGQLWGNPIYDWNYMEKTDYKWWVDRIRQSLNLYDVLRIDHFKGFESYWSIPYGEDTAENGEWVKGPGIKVFNAIKDELGDVNIIAEDLGTLTEETIKLRDDTGFPGMKILTFGFDTDSSNPFLPHNYEKNFIVYTGTHDNDTVRGWMETTAPKEQVEKAIEYLSLTKEEGYNWGVIRGVWSSIADISIAQMQDFLNLGNEARINMPSTLGKNWRWRVKEDAFTEKLAEKIYKTTKIYGRCSEED
- a CDS encoding LacI family DNA-binding transcriptional regulator: MKVTIKEVAKEANVSTSTVSRVISDSPQISERTKEQVREVINKLKYKPNAIARSLANSKSRIIGVVLPNESQDLITNPFFIQAMKGMSGYAQSKKYYLMYAFSEDEKSESDYINNFITSNLVDGVCLLRARSDDKSIKDLKKWGFPFVVIGRPEESEDMLWVDNDNFQATYNLVNEFIKKGHKDIAFLGAKNEWNVSKDRLKGYKVACEINGILVQDKNVIMTSEFGEQEGMNGAIKLLDNSDPTAIIVEDDILAFGVLKVLKQRNIKNIEVVGFNNSPLAEFQNPPLSSVDINAKELGYYAAKILIDSLEHNEILINHYIIDSKLIKRESFK
- a CDS encoding CapA family protein, giving the protein MNKRSSRNKHHKKYQEDVKENKTYWKNAISIIISILIIGGVGFYFKNIKSPMDKKVEANSKISDVTKDIAEEEKKDEVIIKEPVKKTILISFAGDFTLGTDTKFGYDGSLPAAFINSGRKYSYFMQNVSSVFSKDDYTLVNLETTFTDSNVKAPKDGDIFYNFKGPKEYVNILTTGSIDGVTISNNHIYDYGKQGIQDTINALKENNIDICGEGYKILKEIQGVKFGFLGYTGWEYSNELKTKIINDISELKNQGAEVVIPYFHWGIERSYEPYDVQQNLARFAIDNGADAVIGSHPHVIQSMENYKGKLIAYSMGNFCFGGNSNPPDKRTFILQVKANMQDDKLVNFEYKVLPAMVSSRSDKNDYIPTLATGENKTNILKTLNELSPTLNGNIKDEFFDIKKVN
- a CDS encoding methyl-accepting chemotaxis protein; protein product: MKITREKSAAKKDKNKKMGTSLKKKIIISYMIVLSFMLTIASVCVNQMKNVIIELGTTQDIINNAAVQTMTKQNMRASITALETSVSKFTSIAIVVSIIGFIITLVLAVVIIRGILNPLKDLSKLAHSLREGDLTAKLEGKKYDKEIGDVVDSLNNAMNANRAMVGNIYTYSKLLIKSSADLNEIVKSISSRIIDVNSATEVISSEVEQLSAVSQEVNASTLEIRSTVSNLNEKAQTDIKSAETIRNKAIKVKEKGQTAAKNARRIYTEKIDNINNAIEQGKVVKDIKIMADVISGVSEQTNLLALNAAIEAARAGDQGKGFAVVADEVRKLAEQSKDTVDQIKKVISEVDGAFDNLSGHSKELLTFIEKDVDGDYELLIQTATSYENDSKLITNMSEEIQSRSKIIENVIIQITEGINSVSSNAVETSSKSQDIQTSVEEVTSQVQTIVEAIREQTSLAEELKDVINVYKI
- a CDS encoding HlyD family secretion protein, producing the protein MPKLDIKKLKPKGISLKGLKLKKKPSKKVIIFGVIFVIIVAFIIVKVIMPKPALPVKHTVLSKGKIINSINVLGEINSKDTTNVYSTLSNPVKEVKVHVGDKVKAGDVLATLDSDSLEKDVKQLEATTVAAEANAKSDLENKKKAYDNASYLYDNNLNTEIRNAEEALKSAKLNLADKKRTHENNKALYDADALTKNDLNKSEIEYSNAQSDYDKAGVAIENVKVRASQDLDTAKSTYEAAETAYNNKSQRITLEKQQSELEKCEVKTPIDGTITVVNAVVGNPGTGTLFEVENLDDMEIKTSIKEVDIANVKVGQRTEIKTDTTGELVIAGEIVSVSPSAKKGGSTPIKADSQSTSSSSDTGFETKIKINDINENMKPGMSARVNVILNEKSDIYTIASDSIVQNENGKSIYVAEKSGEKINEYIIKELPIETGLESDFNVEISGEGITDGIIIIDDPLTSKVGDKIQINEG